gggggggagaagagGGCGCGGGTCAAGATTCCTACAGAGCAGGGGGGTTGACGTACAGGGCTTCTTCTAAAGGCTCTGTTTTGAGACGCAAGACGTGCACGGCCTGCACCGGGGCGGGCATTTAAAGAGAAAgtagggaagagaaaagaggtttagtttggttttttccctcctgtgttCTCGAATTATGACTTCGGTACAATCTGGGGGAAGGGTACAGGATTTTGTACATGGAGACATTCTACTACTACACAGTACATATTGCAAGACGCTGAATACTATATACATACATCAGTTGCATCAAATTAGCGTATGCAAGCTGTAAAAGTAGTTGCACACAAATAATCCTCAGTTCCAATGATAAAATAACATCATTACAAGTCTCGTATTCTCATTttcacattatacattttcttacAGGCACAGCTGTATATACAGTGGCTATTTCCATAACCGGCTCTATGTTCCAAAACAGCCCTTCTGAATTAAAAGATATTCTGGAAAAGATCTGTGTGTTGCTGAATTTGACTTAGTATTTCTTCGGTGCAGCTGCAGATGCTGTCTGCAGTGCCAAGTCCATTAATTCTCCACGGCTCATCCAAAAAGTCAAGATGATAGCAACATGAATCCAGCTTTGCCGATGTATTTCAAAAAAACATACAGTAGCAATTCATGTCCATAGGGTCATTCCAAGGTCAGTTTGGGAAGAAGTGTAAGCTCGgaccacagcagcagctttaCTGTCTTTTTAGGACAAGTTGGGGAAAACGTACGCAGTAAGTTCATACTGAGTAAGGATTTTCCAGTTCAAAAAATGAATTTTACTACATGAGAAATCAAGGGgtgaaaatacaaagcaattaATCACAAGATACTATTTAAAACAATCTTCAATATACAGAGTACTTATTCCACTTGACATTTCCTTAAGAGGAAAAGCCAAATTACATTCTGCCAATAACAATGCAGAGAAAGTAGCTTTTCTGGTACCTCTCAAACAAGTTACTCCTCACACATTCATGTCATTTCACAGAATTTTTTAACTGCCGCCAATAGTGAGCTGAAGTCCACTGATACACTGACACATTCAAAATGGTCATGTGAAATTAcgtataaaatattatttctggtATCTGTCCGTCTTCTATTGATGTACCATTGTTGTTACCTGGTGAACTATAAAAGACAAAGCATGTTTTGCTAGCAGTAGGAGATTCGTGGATCACTTTCTTCAAACCTTTTGTCCCATAATGGGAATCAGGACCCTGAAAAACGTCAGAAGAGATTAGCAACTGAATGGAAGTGGGCAGCAAGACCCATAAAATGTTGAAGTTCAAACACTACTGACAGGTTATTTTAGTAGTATAAAATTTCTGTACCCACATCATAGAAGTTATATACAAAATCACAGACAACAGAAGTGCCCTATGTCTAAATAACATAGAAAGAGTTTCTGACAGCAGATTTAAACCACTTGATTTTATCCAACTAGTaaagaataaatgttttctaGTATTTCTCCTTCTCCTACCGCTTGTCTATATTTTCACTTAGTTCCCTGCCTCAGCTTCTTTTAAtgtgcaacatttttttccaacccACTCAACTCTGATTTCTGTGTAGGGgattatatttaaaagaatattaaaagatttttgagaaaacattgaataaataaatttgtCCATAACATTAAGGGCAGACTTTCCCAGAACAAATAattctttcctgtatttcagcaCTAGTATataaaaagtgattaaaaaaaaagctttctgttttcttgactCTAGTCAGTGGTTAGAATACCCTTgataaaagaaatcaaacttGTATTTTGATAGAGAGCTGCCAGATTAGATATTCTACATAGTGCTTTTGCCCACACAGAACCAGTGACTTCCATGAGGATTCACTCTAACTCTTACATCAAGCCAGAAAGTGGGAAGGCACAAAGGATCCAGTTTTGGATTCCGTGCTGTGGCACAGAAGAGAGGTAGCAGTCTTACAAGTTACTGTGCAGTTTAACTACATCCTTCTTTAGTGCTAAACTTAAAACAAATTCAAGATCTAGGAGACACTTTCCCATCAGAAGACAGATAAAAGAACAACATTTGcatcaaaataacattttcttctgtacagTTAGGCATTCTTACTTTCAACGTTGCACAAGCTGTGTAGCAAACTGTTGGCAAAATCTCTATAGGTTCTTTGAACATAACTCTGAATGTACTGGCTGTTCCATCACAACTAAATCCAGTATCATTTTGTCCTAGTGTTTGATTCTTCTCATAATCAATTATCTGtacaaaaacatgaaaacagtatttttaggTTTACAAGCTTGAGAAAGATTCTTATTGTATGCATGTTAGAAGATTACAAGCAAACACTTGCCTACTCCACCCAGTTTAATTGCAAGGATAGTGCAATCTCAGAACTGGAAAGTACGTGTAATTTCCTGATACCATTAGGGTTGACCCAGCAGCATGCCAAATGATGGCTTGCAAGTTTTACACAGGCTGTCCAATCTGTGGGCTAGATTCAACACTGCTCCAACCAGGCTATAGTCTTTGCTTGGGAGATGAAGAACAGCTCTTAGACCGTTAGCTTCTGACTTTCATATACTACATATAATCTTGTACTTGGATTTGCTGATCTTCGGACACCTACACAGCCCACGAGGGAAGCACGTTTGCTGGCCGTGACTAAttcagaaaacaagtttttaCAGATAATGTAAGCAGTCAATGATacattcttaaaagaaaacaacaacttGCGACGCAATGTTTTATACAATTTATTTCTATTCTAGCTTCAGTATAAAAATTACACTCAGACTACATATTATTTCTCTTGCCTTCAATTTTAATGATGAATAGGAATCACTAGCTAAGATGTAGTAATAGCAGATACCTCACTTCTCATTTTGGATAGCAATTCTGATCCATGCTGCCGAACACCTCTTGCAGAAGTTGGATATTAGAGCTTTAGAGTAACATGAACACTTCTCATTATTACTGCGCTAACAAGAATCCTatcaattttaatattttattattaaattgcCATATAATTTTTAACATTGCATATATGAGATGAAGCCCTATTCTAGGCAAAATGTgctccaattttttttcccagccacAATCAATAGAAATATTAACAATTATAATGCTGAAGTCCTAAGCCCCTTTCACATAAAAGATGTATTTGCAATATACGTTAGCAGTATTTTAAGACAAGCATTAAATGTTTTACTCTCTGAAGCTCTGCTAGTACTGATGCAGGTCCAAGAAGAATGGTAGAAACACAGGACTTACATACCTGTCTGAAAACCATTGTGACAAGAAAGTTTCAGATTCATGAGGAATTGGGGATAGTTCCAGAATAAAGAGAACCTGTATAAGATGGATGGCCTTCATCTGAACCATAAAGGTACATTAGCCTTTCAGTTTGGATAAGAAGCATGTTTTTCAAGTGAATCTCTTGATCATTCCCATTTAATATGCTTTGGTTTGCCTTGCAAGAACTAAACTCTTTTGAGATAAAATAAATCCAGCAAACATGCTGAGGGAGCACACTAAATGCTCTCATCTGCTAACAGGAATTTAGCTGAGAGGATCAAACAACAGCTAGTGCAAAgtaaaaatccccaaatatgTATAGTATAGCTGCTAGGTCCTCCGTACCAACTCTTTTGTTCTAAAGATCCAGTCTAGTGCACTATGCTACTCATTTACACAGATGTATAGTTTGAGAAAACCAAACTGATGGCATTTCAAACAGAGAAATTTGCAAGAGAGCTTTTAAATTGAGGAATGTGGAAAAGCCACCAAATTCCTTCAAAACCTCATCTGAGATACATTCTGTTTGGAATATCATAACACAACATTTTCTAATTAAGAGACAGACACAAAATTCCTATCCTTAAGTACAGGATGGTCAAAGAATAGTAATCATCAAATAGGAAGCAGAAGACAAATAAACTGTCATTTAAATAGGATGCCCAGAAATTAACCGAAACAGCAGTTCCAGCACATGCTAGAAGTCTATGAAACAAGATAGAGACAATGGAATTTCTGTCCCTAAATGACGTCACAGAttctttctttcacaaaatTTGCCACACACCTAATAAATCAATGTGATGCAACAGTACCAGGTTATGAAATACACAGCACAGAGTAAAACTGCCAGTCACAGAATGCTAATACCTTGTTAGAAAGCTTAGAATCAAATCAAAACTAATCTCAATAAGAAAGAGAATTCAAATGGACCGAAATTCCgtacttaaaaaggaaaaaatatagtGCTGGATCAGTATTACTAAAAGACAATCCTGACCACAACATGCTAAGAGAGATCAAACAGGTTACAAGAGCAGGAAATACAATTTTAGTGGTGTCTTCAATTACCCGCTCAGACAGGGCAAATGTCATATCAGGACATGAAGCAGGGGTGACATTTTTAGATGCTATCACTGGCCATTTCATGAGCTTGCTAACCAATTGCTCAGTAGGAAGAAACGCAACCCTTGATTTGGTACTGAGTGATGAGCAGGATCAGATTCAAAATTTCATAATGGAAACACTATGTAACAGTGTTCATAATACACTTAAGAGTCAACACTCCCACGTGAGCAACAAAAGCAAATCCACCACAGCTGTGCTAaatttcaaaaagagaaaaatgaggaaCCTTATTCAAAAGAAGCTAAAAGGAGCAATTAAGAACATCAAATCTTTATAAGAAGCATGCAGACTACTGAAGGACATCACATGCCCAAGTACAGTATCAGTACATATCACCTATTAGGAAAGGCttgagaaaaggggaaaaaagctggcATGGCTGATCAGCAAAAGGCTATTActggaaataaacaaacaaaaaagggcaTCCTGTAGTAATATGAAGTTGTGTCCAGATTGAAATAGAAAGGTTCAAACTGAcagattaaaatgtaaaaaatacaatttagcAGGCCAAAAGGTTTAGGAACAGCTATCTGAAAGCATCAAAACCAATGTTAAATCATTGTTTTAACACAGCAGTAGCAAAAAGCCCTATAGACTCTCTGGTGGGCTAAACAGCATGAAGATATAAGAAGAGTAGTAGCAGGATAAGGCCTTCACGTAGGAGCCTGGAGAACAGCAATACAAATAAATCATTTACCAGCAGAAGAAACTGGGGAGATTCCCATGCTGGCACAAGTTTACACCAAACCTAAAATTGAAGCAACTTTACAGAAGAAGTTAATGGTAACAGTAATATACAACCTTCTGCCTAAGACTGAGTCAGTAGCAAACAAGATGTCAATCTTTCCAAAAAGCTCTGGGAAAGGACAAGCCTCTATGCCCCAACAGGTATACCAGGCAAGCCAAGAATGTAATAAATACCCAATCGGGTCAGACAAATGGTCCAATATGCTCTCACAGTGGCAAGAGAAGATGTTGCTGAGGGTTATCACACAAGTCTGGGCTCTCCTGTCCACTCCCCCAGCATCCACAACTGTTCTACTGGGGGTGCTACAATGCACATCCCCCTTCTGTTCCTTCCAGAATCTTCTAGTGGATCTCCTATTGATGAATCAACATGTTCAAATGCCACCAAACTCAAAACAGGGGATCTGCTTCTTGTGGCAGAATGTTTAGTATcctctgcattaaaaaaaacccccactcaTCTGTTTTGATCTTCTGCTAGTATCGGTAAGAGTCTCCTAGTTCTAATATTCTGGGGCTTGGTGAATAACAGTTCTGCATTTACCTTATCCATTGCCCTCATGATTTCAGAAGCATTGCTTGCACCTCCCCACAGCCTTCTCCCCTACAAACAGAAGAGTCCTAGACTTTTTAGTCTGCCTTCATAAAGCAGCAGCTCTATCCccttaataattttaattaccCTTTTCTCTACCTTCTAATTCTACTGTGTGAGATTGGGAACCGCACACAATACTCAAGATGTGGGCATACTTGGCTTTCATACAGCAACACAATGTCACcttttatcttgtttttgttATCTTCCCAATGACAGTCACTGCATGTTTTGTCACTGATTTGAGAGCTGTTGATGACAAATCCAAGATCTCTTTCCTGAATTACTAGAAACTTTATTAAAGGACAGACTTTGTGCACAACTGAACAGATTACAAAGCTATTAAATTCCTCTGCAGAAAGCTTACAGGAGGAATTCAAGGTTAGACTGGATAAGTAGCCTGAAGAAAGATTCACCAGGACCTACTAAACAGAAAAACCAAACTGGTCTTGGAAAACACCTATACTGAAAATGATTGAAGGACAGGAGAATACagcagaaagggaggaaagtTTCATACTGTTCTTACTCTTCCCTAGTCGTCCGCTTATGACCACTGTTGGGACAAAACACAGGTTAGATTCCTGGCCTATCAATTGCTCCTACCCAAATATACACGAAACCTCTTGCAAGTACTACAAGTGCAGTTCCTGCATAAGCCTATCTAAACAGAATATACTGTACCTGTATATTAACTTGATAGTCTGTGGGTCCATGAATAGATCCATATAATCCAAATCCCACTATGGAAATTCTTCTATTAACTGTGAACCTAGTAAGACACAAGCCaagaaaggaatttaaacaACTGTGATGGGTGTGTTAGCTTATTCCCAGTCAAGTAGGAAAGACTCCCACTGAAGAGTAGGGAAGTAACCtgaaaatgacatttattttttttaataacactttATATTTAGATTTCTATAGtaagaaaaatgctttgtaaGGTATCAGCTTAATAGGTTAAAGCTTTGCTAATCCCAATATATTCAGTATCGCTAAACAAAACAACCAGAttcttttgaatatctccaaaataaaaacagatcaagagttggtattttaaaaagaaatatgcagCTAACACCCAATCACTCTAGAATGCACCCAATCCTCCTGAACTTTGTTCTTTGCTACTTTATATTTTACGTGTGCAACAGcctaagttattttaaaaaaaaggaaaagatcaaACATGCCCCAACAGAACCAGTATGTTTGTTACTGTAACTTATGACAAGAAGACAAAGTTGAGTAATATGTTCCCTTTCTTCCCacacttctctctctcctccaaATACTTTCAAAAGCCATACCTAATCCGATCACTTGTTCCACTGTAGCCCCAGCGACTCTCCACTTGCTGGAACCTGTTAATGCTGCATTCTTTTCCTCTAAGGCAACATCTTGGTCGGTCAATATAATCTACTTTAGGTTTAGGATTGACAGTAAAATGCAGAAAGAGATTTACTACTTCCCGATCTGACAAGATTCCAGACTGAGCAGGgcctgtgaaaagaaaaaacttctaAGATGATTTGAAGAATTACTCCAACTGTTGTATTTACACCACACATATTTGCAAACTGAAGATGACAATAATATTTTCCAATGGCCAGAGCATATTCTGCAgcatgttttgctttcatttgtgcATCACAACTTTTATTAGTACGATAGTAATAACAGAATAGAGTGTTAAGCATCTCAACACTCACAGGTGAACAGTGCAGAGATATGGTCTAACAGTAAGACAAAGAACCCCCAAACTCACCTGCTGCAAACTCTTCAATAGTCATTAATGGAAAACGGATTAAGGAAAGAGCTCTGCCAAggactttttgtttgtttccaaatgtCACAGGCAGTTGTTGTCTTTGACATTCTGCTTCTGCCCAGCGAACAACAGCTCCAAAGAGTCTACTTTCTCGAATACTAAGGGTATCTCTTTCTAGAACTGCACATAATGtgtctaaagaaaaaaagttaacagaTTAGATCAGTTTTCATCCAAACCAGTAACAGTGCTACACATTCAGTACGCTTAAAATGTTAAGTAACACGAATAACATTCATCTTAAGACATCTTATGTATAAAGAAATCTCCCAATGTTGTATAGAccccaaactaaaaaaaataattttcgTGCTATGAAGACAGCATATGAACTTTCTTCTGGATTCCTAAGAGTGTGACTATATATAATCTATGTAGTGGCAACCAGTATCCTAAGGAATTTCCATGGCTAGGGCAAGATCAAAACTGGAAGTGACCAAGTGGTGAATGAACACTACTAAAAAAACCAAGTTACTCATGATGACATGTCATATTCTCATCTGAGTAGCCACCTGCCAATCTGGATCTACTATAAACACAAGCAGCAGTGGTGCACACAAAACCAGTTTAAAGATACATGAAAGTAATCTTAAACATTGACGTATTTGCCACCCGCAAAGCTTGAAGGTGGAACACAGGATGTGAGGCAAGGTACTCTCATGTGTTTTACAAAAGCAagctttcctgtatttctgaCTTGTTCTGGCATTTTATGAATAAAAGGTATGCAAAAATTCTGAGTTTATCACAGAACacaagcctgaaaaaaaaaagtgttttcatatTCTGAATCTTCTGTCTTCTTTGGGAATTTTTAAATGCCCTGAATATAAGCAAGGGATGTTTGAAGTCATAGAAAATATCATATTGGAAAGTCAAACCAGATTGGGACTTATCAAGAGCAGAAATGAACACTCAGTCTGAACATGAGTTAACAATGACTTTACAATTTCTTTAAGCAGCTGGAATACCTTTCCTCAGTCTGAGTTTTTCACAGACTCCAGCTGAATTTGACTTAGACACATATAGTAACAATGAAATTAAGTAAGAAAATTTGCAGCAGCTACCTTTCATAAAAGATGAAACATAGAAACCAGcagtttagatttttttttaaacagatttcatATATTGTACCTGATCTGTGCAACTCTGAATAGAGAAGTACCACGCAGCAACAAAACAGTATGATTCCTGTTACATACGAAAAACAGGTGTGGATCGCTCAGGGATGAGGCACAACATTCAGTGAGTGAAAACTTTGGCTCTAATGAAAGCTTATAGTGTTGCCACGGTGGGTGCCCCGGGACACTGACACTAATCAAATGGGGACTCAACGCAGTGGAACCCTGCTTGGAAGTGAAGCTCAAAGGAAAGCACTGCAGGGGTGGATAACAAAACTTGCACTGATTAACATTTCATACATATGCAATATCCTGTTTTGCTCATTAGTAAACTCACTGATGTAATGCAGGTGCTGTTGTCCAAATTCCGAGATCTGCAGCTGGACATTGTGTTGGCGCCTGTGCAAAGGTGGGTGCAGATGAGGGGAAAAGTGAACTACGCCACGTTACCCTGACAAGGAGGTAACATGTGCTTGGGACTCTGCATGCTCAGATGGGGGAAGCAAACTATCCTGGGTTACTGTAGCAAGCCTTTTTGTGCCCTACAATTTCCTTCAGAAGTTTAATGCTTAGAACACACAAAGTAACTTACCTATATCAATGTCAGTAAAGCCTTCTGCACTTATTGCATCCATGGTACTTTTGTCTATTGTGTCAAGACAAAGACTAGCAAGCTGAGGTTCATCAAACAAACGAGCctaaaaaggtaaagaaaaactTCTTAAGCATAAAGTTGACAAACCACTAATCttaaaaagcaagtatttttacCATAGTATACATCTAAATTAAAATAGGTTTATTTGTCTAAGTGCTTTTTGTGTTTATACCCTAAAAAGCACGTATATTCTCAAAACAGTACATAATTAAGGAGAATTCACTACATGCAAGTTTTCCTTCATGCTTATGTTTGTAGTTTTGGCAATATAAGTAAAAAAAGTACATATCAAATCCACTATAGTGAACTGAAGCACAGTCTTAACAAAAGACAATTAAAAGATCCATGGAAATACACTGTAGAATAAACTGGCTCCATTTGAAATGTCCCAGTCCATTGcatagtaaaaaagaaaagggggggggggggagagaaaaaataaaagaaagaaaagaaagatgcctTTCCTCCACATTAATAAGAAGCTAAGTCTGTAAAAATGCTAACAGAGCAACAGATATTTTCATACATAAATTAGACTACGTGAGAGCAACCCCCCTGTGAAGTAATATTTAGTCATTTCCCTCCAAATACTGATTTTCCTAGTAAATCAAAACTAAGCTTAAATTTACCTACTTGAGTAAGCAGCATAAAGGCATTATCTGCTCGGAGGTGCTTTGTTAGAAAATCTACACAATGTGCTTCCAGGGCTGGGACTGCATACTTTTTAGCAGTGTATAAAGTAGTCATGACTGTTTCTGGACCAATTTGAACTTCATCTGAATAAAGAAACCTAGAAATCAATACACAAATACACATCCATAAAAATGTATCTTGAGTGGGGCAGTCAAGCACAACATAACGGTCTCTTTGCCTTTAGAAAACAGGTCAAAGATTTGCACTGTGAACATGCGACAGTTGACCATGTAGCATTTTTACAAATTAATAAGCTAGTTGAAGGGTTGAAGAAAGAATATTACGTTAACCTAATGGcatacatttgttttaaatatgtattactCCCTAAGACTGATTTGGCTGTACTAGTTATACATAGCTACTGAACTGTAAACAACAGCTGAGCTGCAGAATTACTTAACATATGAATGAATGCATGTGCTTTTGATTCACTAGGAAGAGCTGTATTTCTAAATATCAATACATAACCCTCTATGGCTATATTACTGAACTTAATTTACTGACAGTGCACACCAGCTTCCCCACCATGAGGAGAATAGTGTCAAGGACTTACACTGTGGTAACATCTTATGTCAAAATTACCATTCTGTAATGttcagaggagaagaaagggagtAATATTCTAGCAGATGACCTTGACTCTTCTGTTCCTGCCATAGCAAACCACTCTGGCTTGCCTCCACTGTTTGAGGCTAGATGATTGGTTGAGATTTTAGCACAAGCTGTGAACCAAAAGACAGAAGCCTCcaccaaaaccaggaaaaaaacctgtttcctGAGCAGCTGTTATTCGAGACCAGACAAGATAAGATTTAATTTAAGGTTCTGTATGGAAAAcgtgactttttaaaaataacttttcttaaaGGTGACATTGAAGATAATCTTAGTAATATTTAATCAGTTTTTCAGATAATAATCAAGAATAGCCTGTgatttacaaaaatacatttgtccTCAACACACAGGTGATTAAACATAATAAACCACGGCACATTAGCAAATGCAGAAATTCCACAATGAAGACCAAaccttttctttatattttttaatatttttttcagaacctCCTGGAAATGAATGACAAGCAACATGTAGAGACGGAAGGTGTGCTTAGAAGGGTTTTTAAATGTAACAATAAGCAGTTTGTATTTAACAGAAGAAACTTTTGAAAGTAATGGACTCAAACTTGTTTGCAATGTGGGGAGATCTAAGCGATAGAAACCCAAGTAAAGTTTCAACtaaaattcttcactgtttgTATTTCTTATATTCCAAGAGAACTCTCATTCTTGGTAATTGCTAACACACAACTAAACATGGCATTCAACATTAAATTTGCTGCCACTTAGCAACATGTACATATTTACCATTACAATACTCCAATCTATTCAAATGGCCAGCTTTCATGGCACTTAGGAAATGTGAATGATGCTCTAAATTAATTTGTTAAACTGGATTTACATCAAACAGCTTTTAGAAAGAATGAGTTTAATTAaatcctaacttttttttttagtaaaagtTTCATACAGTTCATTTGGAACTGATTTATGAAAGCTATAAACTATTATTTGTTGATGAAAATGATGGGGTGACTTGCCAGTCATAATCACTGACAAATTTACTTTTAAGAAACTAAGATCTCATAAGTACAGTTTGGTGTACCAAATTGACAATTAGTTCATTAAAGCACTAGAATAGTGCATTTAGATTTGGTtctaagatttttaaaaaaaactgtttaaaatgcCTTAACCTTCTTTGTATGACTTTATAGGAGCTTGGAGTCCAAATCACAGAACAGGTGATCATTAACAGGGTGTAAAAAACCCAGCACTACCATGCAAACTacattataaattaattttacctaatcgtaaaaaaaaaaaatttaaaaaatcaccaAGTTGTTTTTGGAACATGATTATGATTTTATTCCTAAAGTGTGTCCAATCTGAAGCCAACGAACTGACACACCAGAGGAGCTTATCTGGCTTGTGGTTCACTTTCTACTGCACCTTCTTAAGAACCAGGGTGCAGTCCCAAACTGCAGTTTTCTGACCCTTGCTTTCCCAGAAATTTTGCAGGCTGTTTCCTCATATGATCAAAAACCAATCACATGGCCAAATGACAGGAATTCAAATGTGGCAACAGTGCACATACATGCACATTTTTCATTCATGCGAGTTCCCTGAGCTACAGGATGCCT
This DNA window, taken from Haliaeetus albicilla chromosome 12, bHalAlb1.1, whole genome shotgun sequence, encodes the following:
- the BTBD1 gene encoding BTB/POZ domain-containing protein 1; translation: MAAAGGGSGAPVEAPAAATTAAAATTAAAAATAAAAAEAGAVLQREPLYNWQATKGSLRERFAFLFSNELLSDVHFVVGKGSPRGGGGGAPPGPGQQRIPAHRFVLAAGSAVFDAMFNGGMATTSAEIELPDVEPAAFLALLRFLYSDEVQIGPETVMTTLYTAKKYAVPALEAHCVDFLTKHLRADNAFMLLTQARLFDEPQLASLCLDTIDKSTMDAISAEGFTDIDIDTLCAVLERDTLSIRESRLFGAVVRWAEAECQRQQLPVTFGNKQKVLGRALSLIRFPLMTIEEFAAGPAQSGILSDREVVNLFLHFTVNPKPKVDYIDRPRCCLRGKECSINRFQQVESRWGYSGTSDRIRFTVNRRISIVGFGLYGSIHGPTDYQVNIQIIDYEKNQTLGQNDTGFSCDGTASTFRVMFKEPIEILPTVCYTACATLKGPDSHYGTKGLKKVIHESPTASKTCFVFYSSPGNNNGTSIEDGQIPEIIFYT